One genomic region from Fibrobacter sp. encodes:
- a CDS encoding cellulase family glycosylhydrolase: MNIATAKPGFFVQDRFLYSKDNEKVILRGINHMFIWTDREGKTIPEMAKTGANCVRIVWNTRGRISDLDSIVAQSISNGMIPIVELHDTTGNWDKLPEVVDFWLRDEMLQMINNHQEYLILNVGNEPGSHEVPPEEFFDVYNLIVTKMRAAAIRVPIMIDADNWGQNEKNLLAVGPKLLQADPEHNLLFSIHMWWPSERHDPEATGFSNVAERVTVCLEKSIEANIPLVVGEFAPMAVAGVREIPYKHIMSECERLSIGWLCWSWGPGNSDCPEMDMTEHGSYNTLVGWGKEVAIDSPLGIQNTSVIPNFIQNKDFTTGSQGGGANIIENGDFSAENPLDGWTTDFWGGKAEVSARDGAIHFDIKQAGKETWGLQFKQHLVLRNGITYIFSMRAKADKPRTLNVNIKRDTQEYTPYANGRILDLSTSWQNFSWKFTMKEDTDSDALLIFDMGGSPISWTLADISLVQARSIADRLNRTFQRNVQKNSGYFNAPNGPWELHLYNVKGELEEVLDRGKGGEGMRSYPKIEKGGIMVVKDVAG, from the coding sequence CAATTCCCGAAATGGCGAAGACCGGCGCGAACTGCGTCCGCATCGTCTGGAACACCCGCGGGCGCATCAGCGACCTCGATTCCATCGTCGCCCAGAGCATCAGCAACGGGATGATTCCCATCGTCGAACTGCACGATACCACCGGCAACTGGGACAAGCTGCCCGAAGTGGTCGATTTCTGGCTGCGCGACGAAATGCTCCAGATGATCAACAACCACCAGGAATACCTTATCCTCAACGTGGGCAACGAACCCGGTTCCCACGAAGTGCCGCCCGAGGAATTCTTCGACGTCTACAACCTGATTGTCACCAAGATGCGCGCGGCAGCAATCCGCGTGCCCATCATGATTGACGCCGACAACTGGGGCCAGAACGAGAAGAACCTGCTCGCCGTAGGCCCGAAGCTCTTGCAGGCGGACCCGGAACACAACCTGCTGTTCTCCATCCACATGTGGTGGCCCAGCGAACGCCACGACCCCGAAGCTACAGGCTTTTCCAACGTCGCCGAGCGCGTCACCGTGTGCCTCGAAAAATCTATCGAAGCGAACATCCCGCTCGTGGTGGGCGAATTCGCACCGATGGCTGTGGCCGGAGTGCGCGAGATTCCCTACAAGCACATCATGAGCGAGTGCGAACGCCTGAGCATCGGCTGGCTCTGCTGGAGCTGGGGCCCGGGCAACTCCGACTGCCCCGAGATGGACATGACGGAGCACGGCTCGTACAACACGCTTGTCGGCTGGGGCAAGGAAGTCGCCATCGACAGCCCGCTCGGAATCCAGAACACAAGCGTCATCCCGAACTTCATCCAGAACAAGGATTTCACGACCGGCTCGCAGGGAGGCGGCGCGAACATCATCGAGAACGGAGACTTCTCCGCAGAGAACCCGCTTGACGGCTGGACCACCGACTTCTGGGGCGGCAAGGCCGAAGTTTCGGCCCGCGACGGCGCGATACACTTCGACATCAAGCAGGCGGGCAAGGAAACCTGGGGCCTGCAGTTCAAGCAGCACCTGGTTCTGCGCAACGGAATCACCTACATCTTCAGCATGCGCGCGAAGGCCGACAAGCCCCGCACGCTCAACGTGAACATCAAGCGCGACACGCAGGAATACACGCCGTACGCCAACGGACGTATCCTGGACTTGAGCACGAGCTGGCAGAACTTCAGCTGGAAATTCACCATGAAGGAAGACACCGACTCCGACGCGCTGCTCATCTTCGACATGGGCGGAAGCCCGATATCGTGGACCCTCGCCGACATCAGCCTCGTGCAGGCCCGCAGCATCGCCGACAGGCTCAACCGCACCTTCCAGCGCAACGTGCAGAAGAACTCCGGCTACTTCAACGCCCCGAACGGCCCGTGGGAACTGCACCTGTACAACGTGAAGGGCGAGCTCGAAGAGGTGCTCGACCGCGGCAAGGGCGGGGAAGGCATGCGCAGCTATCCGAAGATCGAGAAGGGCGGTATCATGGTCGTCAAGGACGTCGCAGGATAG
- a CDS encoding TIGR02147 family protein — translation MKRVMEYQNYRLYVRDFYTERKIRSGFTWRDFAKAAGYSSPVFLKLVCDGKTNLSDVGIERVANAMGLVGADLQYFRALVNFNQEKDSSKKKEVFKELRAIAKENEMTLVGEDQYDYYESWINPVLRELAPQVPEATPAQVADMLAFDTQAAEVKKALKLLEKVGLLNKDSKGRFEQSSKAITTGNIEVTSLSVREMHRQMGELAVRSLDEVPVNERDISGLTVGISEDAYGRIAKEIEDFRRRVASIVMQDTDEDRVYRLNIQLFPLTKKFKGRGNNA, via the coding sequence ATGAAACGTGTGATGGAATACCAGAATTATCGCCTGTATGTGCGTGACTTCTATACGGAGCGCAAAATCCGCTCCGGGTTCACCTGGCGTGACTTCGCCAAGGCGGCCGGATATTCCTCTCCCGTTTTCCTCAAGCTGGTTTGCGATGGCAAGACCAACCTGAGTGACGTGGGCATCGAGCGCGTGGCTAACGCCATGGGCCTTGTCGGAGCAGACTTGCAATATTTTCGAGCCCTCGTCAATTTCAACCAAGAAAAGGATTCCTCGAAGAAAAAGGAGGTCTTCAAGGAACTCCGCGCCATCGCCAAGGAAAACGAAATGACCCTCGTGGGTGAGGATCAGTACGACTACTACGAGTCCTGGATCAATCCTGTGCTGCGTGAACTCGCTCCGCAGGTTCCAGAAGCCACCCCGGCGCAGGTGGCCGACATGCTCGCGTTCGACACCCAGGCCGCTGAAGTGAAGAAGGCACTTAAGCTCCTGGAAAAAGTCGGGCTCCTGAACAAGGATTCCAAAGGCAGATTCGAACAGTCGTCCAAGGCGATAACCACCGGTAACATAGAGGTCACAAGCCTCTCGGTGCGTGAAATGCACCGCCAGATGGGAGAGCTCGCGGTTCGTTCACTGGACGAAGTACCAGTGAACGAACGCGACATCTCTGGCCTTACGGTGGGCATTTCTGAAGATGCATACGGCCGCATCGCAAAGGAAATAGAGGATTTCCGCCGCCGTGTCGCGTCGATTGTCATGCAGGATACGGATGAAGACCGCGTTTACCGCCTCAACATCCAGCTGTTCCCGCTGACCAAGAAGTTTAAGGGGAGGGGTAACAATGCGTAA